One genomic region from Alosa alosa isolate M-15738 ecotype Scorff River chromosome 12, AALO_Geno_1.1, whole genome shotgun sequence encodes:
- the sbno1 gene encoding protein strawberry notch homolog 1 isoform X4, producing the protein MMMDPGQDLLLAALSESGICPNDLFDLDPQDTVPPPVPQQSVSVSALDGVSLAAEAAGIVRLEPGQSPTPVPTTTPTITIRQKPQPSTTTFVLNQLNQLPSLGTIVVTKPASGSTGRQTITVTKVVHARGMSPAAVVASSSPVCSVVPPGREQVKLKDLLKPGALKTSSLGELMKLKPPADIAPPVATATAATELNNGVKKEVTSKDVARIWVNEDLKMRSFSPTNIPHIKDEEEPEEEEEEEMGHAETYAEYMPMKLKTGLRHPDPVVETSSLSSVNPPDVWYRMAVPEEIIDRGWLSALQLEAITYASQQHETFLPNQDRAAYLIGDGAGVGKGRTIAGVIYENYLLGRKRSLWFSVSNDLKYDAERDLRDIGAKNIQVHSLNKFKYGKISSKHNGSVKKGVIFATYSSLIGESQSGGKYKTRFKQLLHWCGDDFDGVIVFDECHKAKNVCPIGSSKPTKTGLAVLELQNKLPKARVVYASATGASEPRNMAYMNRLGIWGEGTPFREFTNFIQAVERRGVGAMEIVAMDMKLRGMYIARQLSFQGVTFKIEEVPLSNDYIKMYNKAVRLWVSAREKFQAAANLMDAEQRMKKSMWGQFWSAHQRFFKYLCIASKVRRVVQLAREEVKNGKCVVIGLQSTGEARTLEALEEGGGELNDFVSTAKGVFQSLVEKHFPAPDRQKLFSLLGIDLPSKKPTAANNNAQDQKSTKRKGQEIKKETKRKRRSGGLSGSSSEESQSDESDQDAESDDSFKSVSSGEEEDDFNPFRDESSEDDEGDPWLIRKDSKKGKEKKGKKKKKKSIDPDSIQSALLASGLGSTRPAFTTPLAKVPAAVTPAAKTESDGCMTSQDAVEDAQQMKRHLLEELEKLSEQLPPNTLDELIDELGGPENVAEMTGRKGRVVSNDDGSISYESRSELDVPVEILNLTEKQRFMDGEKNIAIISEAASSGISLQADRRVKNQRRRVHMTLELPWSADRAIQQFGRTHRSNQVTAPEYVFLISELAGEQRFASIVAKRLESLGALTHGDRRATETRDLSRFNFDNKYGRNALEIVMKSIVNLDSPLVSPPSEFEGDFFKEIRNGLIGVGLINVEDRSGILTLDKDYNNIGKFLNRILGMAVQQQNALFQYFAETLTAVIQNAKKNGRYDMGILDLGSGDEKVKKVDMKKFLTPGYSTSGHVELYTVSVERGMSWEDATHIWAEHNGADDGFYVQVRNNKKTALLVTEVNTKKRLFLVYRPNTGKQLKQESYADVRKKCKKVLSDDAKQHWIDQYNSSAEICAHAYWRGNCKKASAGLQCEIGLRCRTYYVLCGSVLSVWTKVEGVLASVSGTNVKMQIVRLRTEDGQRIVGLLIPANCVSPLTNLLSSSDQSQQLAVQQQQMWQQLHPQSLSHSANT; encoded by the exons TCGGTATCCGTCAGTGCACTGGATGGAGTTAGTCTGGCAGCTGAGGCCGCTGGAATCGTGCGGCTGGAGCCTGGTCAATCTCCCACGCCTgtgcccaccaccaccccaacaaTCACCATCAGA CAGAAGCCACAGCCGTCGACCACAACGTTCGTCTTAAACCAACTCAACCAGCTGCCCTCACTTGGCACCATCGTGGTCACCAAGCCCGCCTCGGGCTCCACCGGCCGGCAGACCATCACGGTGACGAAGGTGGTACACGCGCGTGGGATGAGCCCGGCAGCCGTGGTAGCCTCTTCGTCGCCCGTGTGCTCGGTTGTGCCCCCTGGCCGGGAACAGGTGAAGCTGAAGGACCTGCTGAAGCCGGGGGCCCTGAAGACCAGCAGCCTGGGGGAGCTAATGAAGCTCAAGCCACCGGCCGACATCGCCCCGCCTGTTGCCACGGCCACAGCCGCCA CGGAGTTGAACAATGGCGTGAAGAAAGAGGTGACCAGCAAAGACGTGGCCAGAATCTGGGTGAACGAAGACCTGAAGATGCGGAGTTTTTCCCCCACTAAT ATACCACACATTAAAGATGAAGAGGAaccagaggaagaggaagaagaggaaatgGGCCATGCAGAGACGTATGCGGAGTACATGCCAATGAAAC TGAAGACTGGCTTGCGGCACCCTGACCCGGTGGTGGAGaccagctcactgtccagcgTGAACCCGCCAGACGTGTGGTACCGCATGGCTGTCCCAGAGGAGATCATCGACCGCGGCTGGCTTTCTGCCCTGCAGCTAGAGGCCATCACTTACGCCAGCCAG CAACACGAGACATTCCTTCCCAACCAAGACCGAGCGGCCTATCTGATTGGGGACGGGGCTGGAGTGGGCAAAGGCCGAACCATCGCTGGAGTCATTTACGAGAACTACCTACTGGGGAGGAAACGTTCCCTCTG GTTCAGCGTCTCCAACGATCTGAAGTATGATGCAGAGAGGGATCTGCGGGATATTGGCGCCAAGAACATTCAAGTCCACTCACTGAACAAG TTTAAATACGGGAAGATCTCCTCGAAACACAACGGCAGTGTTAAGAAAGGAGTGATCTTTGCCACCTACTCTTCCCTCATCGGAGAGAGCCAGTCGGGAGGGAAGTACAAGACTCGATTTAAGCAGCTACTGCACTGGTGTGGTGATGACTTTGACGGAGTT ATTGTATTCGATGAGTGTCACAAAGCCAAAAATGTTTGCCCGATTGGGTCTTCAAAACCCACAAAGACCGGTTTGGCTGTGCTGGAGCTACAGAACAAATTGCCCAAAGCCCGGGTGGTGtatgccagcgccacag GTGCATCGGAGCCACGGAACATGGCCTACATGAACCGCCTTGGTATCTGGGGTGAAGGAACGCCCTTCAGGGAATTCACCAACTTTATTCAGGCAGTGGAGAGACG GGGTGTGGGAGCCATGGAGATTGTTGCCATGGACATGAAGTTGAGAGGGATGTACATTGCACGGCAGCTGAGCTTTCAGGGTGTGACATTTAAAATTGAAGAAGTCCCTTTATCTAACGACTACATCAAGATGTACAACAAGGCAGTGCGGCTG TGGGTAAGCGCCCGAGAGAAGTTCCAGGCGGCAGCCAACCTGATGGACGCAGAGCAGCGCATGAAGAAATCCATGTGGGGCCAGTTCTGGTCTGCGCACCAGCGCTTCTTCAAGTACCTGTGTATCGCCTCCAAGGTGCGCCGAGTCGTGCAGCTCGCCAGAGAGGAGGTCAAGAATGGAAAG TGTGTTGTGATCGGTCTCCAGTCGACAGGAGAGGCCAGAACACTGGAGGCCctggaggagggaggtggagagctCAACGACTTTGTGTCCACTGCTAA GGGTGTGTTCCAGTCTCTGGTGGAGAAGCACTTTCCTGCCCCTGACAGACAGAAGCTCTTTAGCTTGCTGGGTATCGATCTACCCTCCAAGAAACCCACCGCAGCAAACAACAACGCCCAGGACCAGAAGAGCACCAAGAGAAAAG GTCAGGAGATCAAGAAGGAGACAAAGAGGAAACGGCGGTCAGGAGGGCTGTCTGGAAGCAGCTCTGAAGAGAGCCAATCGGACGAGTCGGACCAGGACGCCGAGAGTGACGACAGCTTTAAGTCGGTCAGCTCCGGCGAGGAGGAAGACGACTTCAACCCTTTCAGGGACGAGTCCAGCGAGGATGACGAGGGTG ATCCCTGGCTCATTCGGAAAGACTCCAAGAAAGGCAAAGAGAAGaaggggaagaagaagaagaagaagagcatTGACCCGGACTCCATTCAGAGTGCCTTGCTGGCGTCTGGTCTGGGCTCCACCAGGCCCGCCTTCACCACGCCCTTAGCCAAAGTGCCTGCCGCCGTCACCCCAGCAG CTAAGACGGAGAGTGATGGCTGCATGACCAGCCAGGACGCAGTGGAGGACGCCCAGCAGATGAAGCGCCACCTActggaggagctggagaagcTCTCGGAGCAGCTGCCCCCCAACACGCTGGACGAGCTCATCGACGAGCTCGGGGGCCCTGAGAATGTGGCTGAG ATGACGGGACGTAAAGGCCGGGTTGTCAGTAACGATGACGGCAGCATATCCTACGAGTCACGCTCGGAGCTGGATGTTCCCGTGGAGATCCTGAACCTGACAGAGAAACAACGCTTCATGGATGGAGAGAAG AACATTGCCATAATCTCGGAGGCGGCCAGCTCGGGTATCTCTCTGCAGGCGGACCGCAGGGTGAAGAACCAGCGGAGGAGAGTGCACATGACCCTGGAGCTGCCCTGGAGTGCAGACAGAGCCATCCAGCAGTTTG GCCGGACACACAGATCCAATCAGGTCACAGCGCCGGAGTACGTGTTCCTCATCTCTGAGCTGGCAGGAGAACAGAGATTCGCCTCAATTGTTGCCAAAAGACTTGAAAGCTTG GGTGCTCTGACGCATGGTGACAGAAGAGCAACAGAGACACGAGACTTGAGCCGATTCAACTTTGACAACAAA TACGGAAGAAATGCGCTGGAAATAGTCATGAAGTCCATTGTCAATCTGGACTCTCCCCTGGTTTCCCCTCCCTCAGAATTTGAAGGGGATTTCTTTAAAG AAATCCGCAATGGCTTAATAGGCGTTGGCCTGATCAATGTTGAGGACCGGTCGGGGATCCTTACGTTGGACAAAG ATTATAACAACATTGGGAAGTTCCTTAATCGGATCCTTGGTATGGCAGTCCAACAGCAGAATGCCCTCTTCCAATACTTTGCTGAAACACTAACAGCAGTCATCCAGAATGCCAAGAAGAATGGACGTTATGACATGGGAATTCTGG ATTTGGGCTCAGGGGATGAGAAGGTGAAGAAAGTGGACATGAAGAAATTCTTGACCCCTGGATATTCAACCTCAGGTCATGTGGAGTTGTACACT GTAAGCGTAGAGAGGGGGATGTCATGGGAAGATGCCACCCATATATGGGCAGAACACAATGGCGCTGATGATGGCTTCTATGTGCAG GTGAGGAACAATAAGAAAACTGCCCTTTTGGTCACAGAGGTCAACACCAAGAAGAGGCTCTTTCTGGTTTACAGACCGAACACAGGGAAACAACTGAAACAAGAGAGTTACGCTGACGTCCGGAAAAAGTGTAAAAAG GTCCTGTCCGATGATGCCAAGCAGCACTGGATAGATCAGTACAACTCCTCAGCAGAGATCTGTGCTCATGCTTACTG GCGTGGGAACTGCAAGAAGGCATCCGCAGGGCTGCAGTGCGAGATAGGGCTACGCTGTAGGACCTACTACGTCCTGTGCGGCTCGGTGCTCAGTGTCTGGACCAAAGTAGAGGGGGTGTTGGCCTCCGTCAGCGGAACCAACGTCAAAATGCAGATCGTTCGTTTGAGAACGGAAGACGGGCAGAGAATTGTGG GTTTGTTGATCCCAGCCAACTGTGTGTCCCCTTTGACCAACCTCCTGTCGTCGTCGGACCAGTCGCAGCAGCTGGctgtccagcagcagcagatgtgGCAGCAGCTGCACCCGCAGAGCCTCAGCCACTCTGCCAACACATAG
- the sbno1 gene encoding protein strawberry notch homolog 1 isoform X1, with amino-acid sequence MMMDPGQDLLLAALSESGICPNDLFDLDPQDTVPPPVPQQSVSVSALDGVSLAAEAAGIVRLEPGQSPTPVPTTTPTITIRQKPQPSTTTFVLNQLNQLPSLGTIVVTKPASGSTGRQTITVTKVVHARGMSPAAVVASSSPVCSVVPPGREQVKLKDLLKPGALKTSSLGELMKLKPPADIAPPVATATAAKIIVVSSKMMSRAAELNNGVKKEVTSKDVARIWVNEDLKMRSFSPTNIPHIKDEEEPEEEEEEEMGHAETYAEYMPMKLKTGLRHPDPVVETSSLSSVNPPDVWYRMAVPEEIIDRGWLSALQLEAITYASQQHETFLPNQDRAAYLIGDGAGVGKGRTIAGVIYENYLLGRKRSLWFSVSNDLKYDAERDLRDIGAKNIQVHSLNKFKYGKISSKHNGSVKKGVIFATYSSLIGESQSGGKYKTRFKQLLHWCGDDFDGVIVFDECHKAKNVCPIGSSKPTKTGLAVLELQNKLPKARVVYASATGASEPRNMAYMNRLGIWGEGTPFREFTNFIQAVERRGVGAMEIVAMDMKLRGMYIARQLSFQGVTFKIEEVPLSNDYIKMYNKAVRLWVSAREKFQAAANLMDAEQRMKKSMWGQFWSAHQRFFKYLCIASKVRRVVQLAREEVKNGKCVVIGLQSTGEARTLEALEEGGGELNDFVSTAKGVFQSLVEKHFPAPDRQKLFSLLGIDLPSKKPTAANNNAQDQKSTKRKGQEIKKETKRKRRSGGLSGSSSEESQSDESDQDAESDDSFKSVSSGEEEDDFNPFRDESSEDDEGDPWLIRKDSKKGKEKKGKKKKKKSIDPDSIQSALLASGLGSTRPAFTTPLAKVPAAVTPAAKTESDGCMTSQDAVEDAQQMKRHLLEELEKLSEQLPPNTLDELIDELGGPENVAEMTGRKGRVVSNDDGSISYESRSELDVPVEILNLTEKQRFMDGEKNIAIISEAASSGISLQADRRVKNQRRRVHMTLELPWSADRAIQQFGRTHRSNQVTAPEYVFLISELAGEQRFASIVAKRLESLGALTHGDRRATETRDLSRFNFDNKYGRNALEIVMKSIVNLDSPLVSPPSEFEGDFFKEIRNGLIGVGLINVEDRSGILTLDKDYNNIGKFLNRILGMAVQQQNALFQYFAETLTAVIQNAKKNGRYDMGILDLGSGDEKVKKVDMKKFLTPGYSTSGHVELYTVSVERGMSWEDATHIWAEHNGADDGFYVQVRNNKKTALLVTEVNTKKRLFLVYRPNTGKQLKQESYADVRKKCKKVLSDDAKQHWIDQYNSSAEICAHAYWRGNCKKASAGLQCEIGLRCRTYYVLCGSVLSVWTKVEGVLASVSGTNVKMQIVRLRTEDGQRIVGLLIPANCVSPLTNLLSSSDQSQQLAVQQQQMWQQLHPQSLSHSANT; translated from the exons TCGGTATCCGTCAGTGCACTGGATGGAGTTAGTCTGGCAGCTGAGGCCGCTGGAATCGTGCGGCTGGAGCCTGGTCAATCTCCCACGCCTgtgcccaccaccaccccaacaaTCACCATCAGA CAGAAGCCACAGCCGTCGACCACAACGTTCGTCTTAAACCAACTCAACCAGCTGCCCTCACTTGGCACCATCGTGGTCACCAAGCCCGCCTCGGGCTCCACCGGCCGGCAGACCATCACGGTGACGAAGGTGGTACACGCGCGTGGGATGAGCCCGGCAGCCGTGGTAGCCTCTTCGTCGCCCGTGTGCTCGGTTGTGCCCCCTGGCCGGGAACAGGTGAAGCTGAAGGACCTGCTGAAGCCGGGGGCCCTGAAGACCAGCAGCCTGGGGGAGCTAATGAAGCTCAAGCCACCGGCCGACATCGCCCCGCCTGTTGCCACGGCCACAGCCGCCA AAATAATTGTGGTCTCTTCCAAGATGATGAGTAGAGCAG CGGAGTTGAACAATGGCGTGAAGAAAGAGGTGACCAGCAAAGACGTGGCCAGAATCTGGGTGAACGAAGACCTGAAGATGCGGAGTTTTTCCCCCACTAAT ATACCACACATTAAAGATGAAGAGGAaccagaggaagaggaagaagaggaaatgGGCCATGCAGAGACGTATGCGGAGTACATGCCAATGAAAC TGAAGACTGGCTTGCGGCACCCTGACCCGGTGGTGGAGaccagctcactgtccagcgTGAACCCGCCAGACGTGTGGTACCGCATGGCTGTCCCAGAGGAGATCATCGACCGCGGCTGGCTTTCTGCCCTGCAGCTAGAGGCCATCACTTACGCCAGCCAG CAACACGAGACATTCCTTCCCAACCAAGACCGAGCGGCCTATCTGATTGGGGACGGGGCTGGAGTGGGCAAAGGCCGAACCATCGCTGGAGTCATTTACGAGAACTACCTACTGGGGAGGAAACGTTCCCTCTG GTTCAGCGTCTCCAACGATCTGAAGTATGATGCAGAGAGGGATCTGCGGGATATTGGCGCCAAGAACATTCAAGTCCACTCACTGAACAAG TTTAAATACGGGAAGATCTCCTCGAAACACAACGGCAGTGTTAAGAAAGGAGTGATCTTTGCCACCTACTCTTCCCTCATCGGAGAGAGCCAGTCGGGAGGGAAGTACAAGACTCGATTTAAGCAGCTACTGCACTGGTGTGGTGATGACTTTGACGGAGTT ATTGTATTCGATGAGTGTCACAAAGCCAAAAATGTTTGCCCGATTGGGTCTTCAAAACCCACAAAGACCGGTTTGGCTGTGCTGGAGCTACAGAACAAATTGCCCAAAGCCCGGGTGGTGtatgccagcgccacag GTGCATCGGAGCCACGGAACATGGCCTACATGAACCGCCTTGGTATCTGGGGTGAAGGAACGCCCTTCAGGGAATTCACCAACTTTATTCAGGCAGTGGAGAGACG GGGTGTGGGAGCCATGGAGATTGTTGCCATGGACATGAAGTTGAGAGGGATGTACATTGCACGGCAGCTGAGCTTTCAGGGTGTGACATTTAAAATTGAAGAAGTCCCTTTATCTAACGACTACATCAAGATGTACAACAAGGCAGTGCGGCTG TGGGTAAGCGCCCGAGAGAAGTTCCAGGCGGCAGCCAACCTGATGGACGCAGAGCAGCGCATGAAGAAATCCATGTGGGGCCAGTTCTGGTCTGCGCACCAGCGCTTCTTCAAGTACCTGTGTATCGCCTCCAAGGTGCGCCGAGTCGTGCAGCTCGCCAGAGAGGAGGTCAAGAATGGAAAG TGTGTTGTGATCGGTCTCCAGTCGACAGGAGAGGCCAGAACACTGGAGGCCctggaggagggaggtggagagctCAACGACTTTGTGTCCACTGCTAA GGGTGTGTTCCAGTCTCTGGTGGAGAAGCACTTTCCTGCCCCTGACAGACAGAAGCTCTTTAGCTTGCTGGGTATCGATCTACCCTCCAAGAAACCCACCGCAGCAAACAACAACGCCCAGGACCAGAAGAGCACCAAGAGAAAAG GTCAGGAGATCAAGAAGGAGACAAAGAGGAAACGGCGGTCAGGAGGGCTGTCTGGAAGCAGCTCTGAAGAGAGCCAATCGGACGAGTCGGACCAGGACGCCGAGAGTGACGACAGCTTTAAGTCGGTCAGCTCCGGCGAGGAGGAAGACGACTTCAACCCTTTCAGGGACGAGTCCAGCGAGGATGACGAGGGTG ATCCCTGGCTCATTCGGAAAGACTCCAAGAAAGGCAAAGAGAAGaaggggaagaagaagaagaagaagagcatTGACCCGGACTCCATTCAGAGTGCCTTGCTGGCGTCTGGTCTGGGCTCCACCAGGCCCGCCTTCACCACGCCCTTAGCCAAAGTGCCTGCCGCCGTCACCCCAGCAG CTAAGACGGAGAGTGATGGCTGCATGACCAGCCAGGACGCAGTGGAGGACGCCCAGCAGATGAAGCGCCACCTActggaggagctggagaagcTCTCGGAGCAGCTGCCCCCCAACACGCTGGACGAGCTCATCGACGAGCTCGGGGGCCCTGAGAATGTGGCTGAG ATGACGGGACGTAAAGGCCGGGTTGTCAGTAACGATGACGGCAGCATATCCTACGAGTCACGCTCGGAGCTGGATGTTCCCGTGGAGATCCTGAACCTGACAGAGAAACAACGCTTCATGGATGGAGAGAAG AACATTGCCATAATCTCGGAGGCGGCCAGCTCGGGTATCTCTCTGCAGGCGGACCGCAGGGTGAAGAACCAGCGGAGGAGAGTGCACATGACCCTGGAGCTGCCCTGGAGTGCAGACAGAGCCATCCAGCAGTTTG GCCGGACACACAGATCCAATCAGGTCACAGCGCCGGAGTACGTGTTCCTCATCTCTGAGCTGGCAGGAGAACAGAGATTCGCCTCAATTGTTGCCAAAAGACTTGAAAGCTTG GGTGCTCTGACGCATGGTGACAGAAGAGCAACAGAGACACGAGACTTGAGCCGATTCAACTTTGACAACAAA TACGGAAGAAATGCGCTGGAAATAGTCATGAAGTCCATTGTCAATCTGGACTCTCCCCTGGTTTCCCCTCCCTCAGAATTTGAAGGGGATTTCTTTAAAG AAATCCGCAATGGCTTAATAGGCGTTGGCCTGATCAATGTTGAGGACCGGTCGGGGATCCTTACGTTGGACAAAG ATTATAACAACATTGGGAAGTTCCTTAATCGGATCCTTGGTATGGCAGTCCAACAGCAGAATGCCCTCTTCCAATACTTTGCTGAAACACTAACAGCAGTCATCCAGAATGCCAAGAAGAATGGACGTTATGACATGGGAATTCTGG ATTTGGGCTCAGGGGATGAGAAGGTGAAGAAAGTGGACATGAAGAAATTCTTGACCCCTGGATATTCAACCTCAGGTCATGTGGAGTTGTACACT GTAAGCGTAGAGAGGGGGATGTCATGGGAAGATGCCACCCATATATGGGCAGAACACAATGGCGCTGATGATGGCTTCTATGTGCAG GTGAGGAACAATAAGAAAACTGCCCTTTTGGTCACAGAGGTCAACACCAAGAAGAGGCTCTTTCTGGTTTACAGACCGAACACAGGGAAACAACTGAAACAAGAGAGTTACGCTGACGTCCGGAAAAAGTGTAAAAAG GTCCTGTCCGATGATGCCAAGCAGCACTGGATAGATCAGTACAACTCCTCAGCAGAGATCTGTGCTCATGCTTACTG GCGTGGGAACTGCAAGAAGGCATCCGCAGGGCTGCAGTGCGAGATAGGGCTACGCTGTAGGACCTACTACGTCCTGTGCGGCTCGGTGCTCAGTGTCTGGACCAAAGTAGAGGGGGTGTTGGCCTCCGTCAGCGGAACCAACGTCAAAATGCAGATCGTTCGTTTGAGAACGGAAGACGGGCAGAGAATTGTGG GTTTGTTGATCCCAGCCAACTGTGTGTCCCCTTTGACCAACCTCCTGTCGTCGTCGGACCAGTCGCAGCAGCTGGctgtccagcagcagcagatgtgGCAGCAGCTGCACCCGCAGAGCCTCAGCCACTCTGCCAACACATAG